Proteins co-encoded in one Paraburkholderia terrae genomic window:
- the rpsU gene encoding 30S ribosomal protein S21: MTTILLKENEPFEVAIRRFRRAIEKNGLIAELRERQAYEKPTTARKRKKAAAVKRLHKRLRSQMLPKKLH; this comes from the coding sequence ATGACGACGATTCTTCTGAAGGAAAACGAGCCGTTCGAAGTGGCAATCCGCCGCTTCCGCCGCGCAATCGAAAAGAATGGCCTGATCGCAGAACTGCGTGAGCGCCAGGCGTACGAAAAGCCGACGACGGCACGTAAGCGCAAGAAGGCAGCTGCAGTGAAGCGCCTGCACAAGCGCCTGCGCAGCCAGATGCTGCCGAAGAAGCTGCACTAA
- a CDS encoding aldo/keto reductase yields the protein MQKRILGTSQLQVAPLMFGGNVFGWTADEATSFSILDAFADAGLNFIDTADVYSAWVPNNHGGESETIIGKWFAKSGKRDKIVLSTKVGMLGSRKGLSAGNIRAAVEDSLRRLQTDYIDVYFSHLDDEETPLAETLGAYQQLVEAGKVRVIGASNYGGTRLQEALQIARDNGLPQYQVIQPEYNLCDRAAYETDLEPVALAARLGVVCYYSLASGFLSGKYRSRDDLSKSARGRKVEGYLNERGFAILDALDEVAQRHGSTPASVALAWLIARPSITAPIASATSVKQLESLVAAVHLTLTDADLRILNDASA from the coding sequence ATGCAGAAACGCATTCTCGGCACGTCGCAACTGCAGGTCGCGCCGCTGATGTTCGGCGGCAATGTGTTCGGCTGGACGGCGGATGAAGCGACGTCGTTCTCCATCCTCGACGCGTTCGCCGACGCCGGCCTGAATTTCATCGATACCGCCGACGTCTATTCCGCCTGGGTGCCGAACAACCACGGCGGCGAGTCGGAGACGATCATCGGCAAGTGGTTCGCGAAGTCGGGCAAGCGCGACAAAATCGTGCTGTCGACCAAGGTCGGCATGCTGGGAAGCCGCAAGGGATTGTCGGCGGGCAATATCCGCGCGGCTGTCGAAGACTCGCTGCGGCGCTTGCAGACGGACTATATCGACGTGTATTTCTCGCATCTCGACGACGAGGAGACGCCGCTCGCGGAAACGCTGGGCGCGTATCAGCAGCTGGTCGAAGCGGGCAAGGTGCGGGTGATCGGCGCGTCGAACTACGGCGGCACGCGCTTGCAGGAAGCGCTGCAGATCGCGCGGGACAACGGCCTGCCGCAATATCAGGTGATCCAGCCGGAGTACAACCTGTGCGACCGCGCGGCCTACGAAACCGATCTTGAACCCGTTGCGCTCGCCGCGCGGCTGGGCGTCGTCTGCTATTACAGCCTCGCGAGCGGCTTTCTGTCGGGCAAGTACCGTTCGCGCGACGATCTGTCGAAAAGCGCGCGCGGCCGCAAGGTCGAGGGTTATCTGAATGAACGCGGCTTCGCAATCCTCGATGCACTCGACGAAGTGGCGCAGCGGCACGGCAGCACGCCTGCTTCGGTGGCGCTGGCATGGCTGATTGCGCGACCCAGCATCACGGCGCCGATCGCCAGCGCGACGTCGGTCAAACAGCTCGAAAGTCTTGTCGCAGCGGTGCATCTGACGCTCACCGACGCGGATTTGCGCATATTGAACGACGCAAGTGCCTGA
- a CDS encoding PXPV repeat protein: MKRIVTHMLVAVGLAAGACGVAQAHSNLSIGLSLGTPAPVYVAPAYVAPAPQPVYYGNRYWGDRRYDGYRHDRGWDRGRWDHGNRWDNNNGYGYRGNDNHRGGYRD, encoded by the coding sequence ATGAAGCGCATCGTCACTCACATGCTCGTTGCAGTTGGCCTCGCCGCTGGCGCATGCGGTGTCGCACAGGCGCACTCGAATCTGAGCATCGGCTTGTCGCTCGGGACGCCTGCCCCTGTTTATGTCGCGCCTGCGTATGTCGCGCCCGCCCCGCAGCCGGTGTATTACGGCAACCGCTATTGGGGAGACCGCCGCTACGACGGCTATCGCCATGACCGTGGCTGGGATCGCGGCCGCTGGGATCATGGCAACCGTTGGGACAACAACAATGGCTATGGCTACCGGGGGAACGACAACCACCGGGGCGGCTATCGTGACTAA
- a CDS encoding BadF/BadG/BcrA/BcrD ATPase family protein, whose protein sequence is MNQDLYLIGVDGGGTGTRVVLANAGGQELAQGAAGPSGLALGVERAWDAILAASAQACERAGIAADWPRFVFGCGLAGVNNRDWLAAFRAKAPALAGLAIESDAYSTLLGAHGGEPGVIVALGTGSVAAVLDRDGQSRMVAGYGYPSADEAGGAWLGLRAIVHAQQALDGRVPADELSQALIEHVGATDRDGLVVWLCDANQTAYASLAPVVVAHREHPFAARLLREAGQEIGKMIAALDPSGTLPVALCGGLGKPLSEYVPAPYRERLRAPLSDSAHGALQMARREAAKTGGA, encoded by the coding sequence ATGAATCAAGACCTCTATCTGATCGGCGTCGACGGTGGCGGCACCGGCACGCGCGTCGTGCTGGCGAACGCCGGAGGGCAGGAACTCGCGCAAGGCGCGGCGGGGCCGTCCGGCCTTGCGTTGGGCGTCGAGCGCGCGTGGGACGCGATTCTGGCTGCGAGCGCGCAAGCGTGCGAGCGCGCCGGCATCGCCGCCGACTGGCCGCGCTTCGTTTTCGGCTGCGGGCTCGCGGGCGTCAACAACCGCGACTGGCTGGCCGCATTTCGCGCGAAGGCGCCGGCGCTCGCCGGCCTCGCGATCGAAAGCGACGCCTATTCGACCTTGCTCGGCGCGCACGGCGGCGAGCCGGGTGTGATCGTCGCGCTGGGAACGGGCAGCGTGGCGGCGGTGCTGGACCGCGACGGTCAAAGTCGCATGGTCGCCGGCTACGGCTATCCGTCTGCCGACGAGGCCGGCGGCGCCTGGCTCGGCCTGCGGGCCATCGTGCATGCGCAGCAGGCGCTCGACGGCCGCGTTCCCGCCGACGAACTCTCGCAGGCATTGATCGAGCACGTCGGCGCGACCGATCGCGACGGGCTGGTCGTCTGGCTGTGCGACGCGAACCAGACGGCTTATGCGAGCCTTGCGCCCGTCGTCGTCGCGCATCGCGAGCATCCGTTTGCCGCCCGGCTGCTCCGCGAAGCCGGTCAGGAGATCGGCAAGATGATTGCGGCGCTCGACCCGTCCGGAACCTTGCCTGTCGCGCTGTGCGGCGGGCTTGGCAAGCCGTTGAGCGAGTATGTGCCCGCGCCTTATCGCGAGCGTCTGCGGGCGCCGCTCTCGGATTCGGCGCACGGCGCGTTGCAGATGGCTCGGAGGGAGGCCGCGAAGACCGGCGGCGCATGA
- a CDS encoding Cof-type HAD-IIB family hydrolase, whose product MYKVIASDLDGTLLNSNHQVDPFTISTVRTLEAQGIHIVIATGRHYSDVAGIRDVLGIRPYLITSNGARVHSPDDEMIFADDLQANVVQQLVKPEIAGEHGRVIVNLFADREWLIDRDAPELLRYHQDSGFTYNVTDLQQHDGADIAKALYIGDPKDLAVIAANLERTFGEALYVTYSLPDCLEVMTANVSKGRALQFVLDRLDVPAAKCVAFGDNMNDIDMLETAGHPFMMNNANPDLIKRLPNVPRIGNNFEAGVAHHLRKLFELDDELTA is encoded by the coding sequence ATGTACAAAGTCATCGCCAGCGATCTGGATGGAACGCTGCTGAACAGCAACCATCAGGTGGACCCCTTCACGATCAGCACGGTGCGCACGCTCGAAGCGCAAGGCATACATATCGTGATCGCGACGGGGCGCCACTATAGCGACGTCGCGGGAATTCGCGATGTGCTGGGTATCCGGCCATATCTGATCACGTCGAACGGCGCGCGAGTCCATTCGCCCGACGACGAAATGATCTTCGCCGACGATCTGCAGGCGAACGTGGTCCAGCAACTGGTGAAGCCGGAGATCGCGGGCGAGCATGGGCGCGTGATCGTCAACCTGTTCGCCGACCGGGAATGGCTGATCGATCGGGACGCGCCTGAACTGCTGCGCTATCACCAGGACTCGGGCTTCACCTACAACGTGACCGATCTGCAGCAGCACGACGGCGCGGATATCGCGAAGGCGCTGTACATCGGCGATCCCAAAGATCTCGCCGTGATCGCGGCCAACCTCGAGCGCACGTTCGGCGAGGCGCTTTACGTCACGTACTCGTTGCCGGACTGTCTGGAGGTGATGACGGCGAACGTATCGAAGGGGCGCGCGCTGCAGTTCGTGCTCGACCGGCTCGACGTTCCGGCGGCGAAGTGCGTTGCGTTCGGCGACAACATGAACGACATCGACATGCTGGAGACGGCGGGCCATCCGTTCATGATGAACAACGCGAATCCTGATCTCATCAAGCGTCTGCCGAATGTGCCGCGTATCGGCAATAACTTCGAAGCGGGCGTCGCGCACCATCTGCGCAAACTGTTTGAACTGGACGATGAACTGACGGCATAA
- a CDS encoding DNA-3-methyladenine glycosylase I, translated as MLAWPDRRAINQPCRSLNVAEQRCNWATTSEALAHYHDTEWGVPSRNDQHLFEMLVLEGAQAGLSWSTILNKRAGYRRAFSNFDIDKVARFTPKKIDALVLDEGIVRHRGKIESTVLNAKAVMQIQAEHGSLADFVWSFVDNTPIQNAWTSYTHAPASTDVSDALSKALKGYGCKFVGTTICYAFMQAVGMVNDHQTDCPCYSRCALLGTKSRKKSAK; from the coding sequence ATGCTGGCGTGGCCCGACAGACGGGCGATCAACCAACCATGCAGGAGCCTGAACGTGGCGGAGCAGCGATGCAACTGGGCGACGACGAGCGAAGCGCTCGCACACTATCACGACACCGAGTGGGGTGTCCCTTCTCGCAATGACCAGCATCTGTTCGAGATGCTGGTGCTCGAAGGCGCGCAGGCCGGGCTGTCGTGGTCGACGATTCTGAACAAACGCGCCGGATACCGGCGCGCCTTCTCGAACTTCGACATCGACAAGGTCGCCCGCTTCACGCCGAAAAAGATCGACGCGCTTGTGCTCGACGAAGGCATCGTGCGCCATCGCGGCAAGATCGAATCGACGGTTCTCAATGCCAAGGCCGTCATGCAGATTCAGGCGGAGCATGGGTCGTTAGCGGATTTCGTGTGGTCGTTCGTCGATAACACGCCGATCCAGAACGCCTGGACGAGCTACACGCATGCGCCGGCATCGACGGATGTGTCGGACGCGCTCAGCAAAGCGCTCAAAGGCTACGGCTGCAAATTTGTGGGCACAACCATCTGCTACGCGTTCATGCAGGCAGTCGGTATGGTCAACGACCATCAGACCGATTGCCCCTGTTATTCGCGGTGCGCCCTGCTCGGGACGAAAAGCCGCAAAAAGAGCGCGAAGTGA